The following proteins come from a genomic window of Achromobacter sp. AONIH1:
- the glcF gene encoding glycolate oxidase subunit GlcF — protein MQTHLASWAKDTDLGNEADAILRRCVHCGFCTATCPTYQVLGDELDSPRGRIYLIKQVLEGAEPTQSTQQHLDRCLTCRNCETTCPSGVQYGHLIDIGRKIVDERVPRSWAERTKRKLLRQAMLSPLFGPAMRLGQAVRGALPQALRRKVPERRDPGRLPQVAGHARQVLMLAGCVQPSMMPTIDAATIRVLDALGIGARIAPGAGCCGAVSFHLDEQDAALAQMRANIDAWWPLVRDGRVEAIVMNASGCGAMVKEYAHHLRNDPAYAQRAADIVALVKDVAEIVAPQAQALRARLPQAPRAAFHPPCTLQHWQGLRPLSEQLLADLGFELQPFADKHLCCGSAGAYSVLNPDIALELRDRKLSAIAAGGPDVILSANIGCIGHLQSGTDTPVRHWVEVVDELLRQPADGRRQEA, from the coding sequence ATGCAAACCCATCTGGCTTCCTGGGCGAAAGACACCGATCTGGGCAACGAGGCCGACGCCATCCTGCGGCGCTGCGTGCACTGCGGTTTCTGCACGGCCACCTGTCCCACCTATCAGGTCCTGGGCGACGAGCTAGACAGCCCGCGCGGGCGCATCTATCTGATCAAGCAGGTGCTGGAAGGCGCCGAGCCCACGCAGTCCACGCAGCAGCATCTGGACCGCTGCCTGACCTGCCGCAACTGCGAGACCACCTGCCCGTCGGGCGTGCAGTACGGGCACCTGATCGATATCGGCCGCAAGATCGTCGACGAGCGCGTGCCGCGCTCCTGGGCCGAGCGCACCAAGCGCAAGCTGCTGCGCCAGGCCATGCTGTCGCCGCTGTTCGGTCCCGCGATGCGCCTGGGCCAGGCCGTGCGCGGCGCACTGCCGCAGGCGCTGCGCCGCAAGGTGCCCGAGCGCCGCGATCCGGGCCGCCTGCCGCAGGTGGCCGGGCACGCGCGCCAGGTGCTGATGCTGGCCGGCTGCGTGCAGCCGTCCATGATGCCCACCATCGACGCCGCCACCATCCGCGTGCTGGATGCGCTGGGCATCGGCGCGCGCATCGCGCCGGGGGCGGGCTGCTGCGGCGCGGTCAGCTTCCACCTGGATGAACAGGACGCGGCGCTGGCGCAGATGCGCGCCAACATCGACGCATGGTGGCCGCTGGTGCGCGACGGACGCGTCGAGGCCATCGTGATGAACGCCTCGGGCTGCGGCGCCATGGTGAAGGAATACGCGCATCACCTGCGCAACGATCCGGCCTACGCGCAACGCGCGGCGGACATCGTGGCGCTGGTCAAGGACGTGGCCGAGATCGTCGCGCCGCAGGCGCAGGCGCTGCGCGCGCGCTTGCCGCAAGCGCCGCGCGCGGCCTTTCATCCGCCGTGCACGCTGCAGCATTGGCAGGGCCTGCGGCCCTTGTCGGAGCAGCTGCTGGCGGACCTGGGATTCGAATTGCAGCCGTTCGCCGACAAGCATCTGTGCTGCGGCTCGGCCGGGGCGTATTCGGTGCTGAACCCGGACATCGCGCTGGAGCTGCGCGACCGCAAGCTGTCGGCCATCGCGGCGGGCGGTCCGGACGTGATCCTGTCGGCCAACATCGGCTGCATCGGCCACCTGCAAAGCGGCACCGACACGCCGGTGCGGCATTGGGTCGAAGTGGTGGACGAACTGCTGCGCCAGCCGGCCGACGGCCGGCGCCAGGAAGCATAG
- a CDS encoding LysR substrate-binding domain-containing protein, whose amino-acid sequence MRRFCPSLTDLQAFEVAARHSSFTRAAQELCVTQGAVSKQVKHLEAFVGVELFLRIRQGLVLTEAGRAYLAKIQAGLGQIEAATVELIAHQGRGGTLNLTCMPTFGARWLIPRLTAFMRQRPDIHVEFLPHRQGYDFSAPELDAAVRFGEGLWPGSGADYIVGRDIVPVYSPRLIPGGCAAPEDLLAYPLLHHTSALDGWRDWFEQAGCDTRRSLEGARFDQYALLSQAAAAGFGVALIPRCLVEDELRDGRLSVAVELPIRARMGYYLCYPEQKASLPTLQAFRAWLMEVSRAAEPRPDEEAAADALK is encoded by the coding sequence ATGCGGCGTTTCTGCCCGTCCCTGACCGATCTGCAGGCTTTTGAAGTGGCCGCCCGGCATTCCAGCTTCACCCGCGCCGCCCAGGAGCTTTGCGTCACGCAAGGCGCCGTCAGCAAGCAGGTCAAGCATCTGGAGGCCTTCGTCGGCGTCGAACTATTCCTGCGCATCAGGCAAGGCCTGGTCTTGACCGAGGCCGGACGCGCCTACCTGGCCAAGATCCAGGCCGGCCTGGGGCAGATCGAGGCGGCCACGGTGGAACTGATCGCGCACCAGGGGCGCGGCGGCACGCTGAACCTGACCTGTATGCCCACATTCGGCGCGCGCTGGCTGATCCCGCGCCTGACGGCCTTCATGCGCCAGCGCCCGGACATCCACGTCGAATTCCTGCCGCACCGCCAGGGCTACGATTTCTCCGCCCCCGAGCTGGACGCCGCCGTGCGCTTCGGCGAGGGCCTGTGGCCCGGCAGCGGCGCCGACTACATCGTGGGCCGGGACATCGTGCCCGTGTACAGCCCCAGGCTGATACCCGGCGGCTGCGCCGCCCCCGAAGACCTGCTGGCCTATCCGCTCCTGCACCACACGTCCGCGCTGGATGGCTGGCGCGACTGGTTCGAGCAGGCAGGCTGCGACACCCGCCGCAGCCTGGAGGGAGCCCGCTTCGACCAGTACGCGCTGCTGTCGCAGGCCGCCGCCGCCGGTTTCGGCGTGGCGTTGATCCCGCGCTGCCTGGTCGAGGATGAACTGCGCGACGGCCGGCTGTCGGTCGCCGTGGAGCTGCCGATCCGGGCGCGCATGGGCTATTACCTGTGCTATCCCGAACAGAAAGCCAGCCTGCCGACGCTGCAGGCGTTCCGCGCCTGGCTGATGGAAGTCTCCCGCGCCGCCGAGCCCAGGCCCGACGAGGAAGCCGCGGCCGACGCACTAAAATGA
- a CDS encoding NAD(P)(+) transhydrogenase (Re/Si-specific) subunit beta — protein sequence MISLNLVTLLYLVASVCFIQALKGLSHPTTSRLGNAFGMAGMAIAVLTTAALIVGLAREGASAIGLGWVVLGLLVGGSIGTLMAKRVEMTKMPELVAFMHSMIGLAAVAIAVAVVAEPQAFGIAPAGMPIPVGNRFELFIGTFVGAITFSGSVIAFGKLSGKYKFRLFQGAPVVFAGQHMLNLALALLMLAAGVWFMLTQQWTPFIIMTLIAFVLGVLIIIPIGGADMPVVVSMLNSYSGWAAAGIGFSLNNPMLIIAGSLVGSSGAILSYIMCKAMNRSFFNVILGGFGAQAGGGAQQGDGQQRSVKSGSPDDAAFLMTNAESVTIVPGYGLAVARAQHALKELAEKLTERGVTVKYAIHPVAGRMPGHMNVLLAEAEVPYDQVFEMEDINSEFGQTDVVLVLGANDVVNPAAKNDPKSPIAGMPILEAYKARTVIVNKRSMASGYAGLDNELFYMDRTMMVFGDAKKVLEDMVKAVE from the coding sequence ATGATCTCGCTGAACCTCGTCACCCTGCTCTACCTGGTCGCCTCGGTCTGCTTCATCCAGGCGCTCAAGGGCTTGTCCCACCCCACCACGTCCCGCCTGGGCAATGCCTTCGGCATGGCCGGCATGGCGATCGCCGTGCTGACCACCGCCGCCCTGATCGTGGGCCTGGCGCGCGAAGGCGCGTCCGCCATCGGCCTGGGCTGGGTGGTGCTGGGCCTGCTGGTGGGCGGCTCGATCGGCACGCTGATGGCCAAGCGCGTCGAGATGACCAAGATGCCCGAGCTGGTCGCCTTCATGCACAGCATGATCGGCCTGGCCGCGGTGGCCATCGCCGTCGCCGTAGTGGCCGAGCCGCAGGCCTTCGGCATCGCGCCGGCCGGCATGCCGATCCCGGTGGGCAACCGCTTCGAGCTGTTCATCGGCACCTTCGTCGGCGCCATCACCTTCTCGGGGTCGGTGATCGCCTTCGGCAAGCTGTCGGGCAAGTACAAGTTCCGCCTGTTCCAGGGCGCGCCGGTGGTGTTCGCCGGCCAGCACATGCTGAACCTGGCGCTGGCGCTGCTGATGCTGGCCGCCGGCGTGTGGTTCATGCTGACGCAGCAATGGACGCCGTTCATCATCATGACGCTGATCGCCTTCGTGCTGGGCGTGCTCATCATCATCCCGATCGGGGGCGCGGACATGCCAGTGGTGGTGTCCATGCTGAACAGCTACTCGGGCTGGGCGGCGGCGGGTATCGGCTTTTCGCTGAACAACCCCATGCTGATCATCGCCGGCTCGCTGGTGGGCTCGTCGGGCGCGATCCTGTCCTACATCATGTGCAAGGCCATGAACCGCTCGTTCTTCAACGTCATCCTGGGCGGCTTCGGCGCGCAGGCGGGCGGCGGCGCGCAGCAGGGCGACGGCCAGCAGCGCAGCGTGAAGTCGGGCAGCCCGGACGATGCGGCCTTCCTCATGACCAACGCCGAAAGCGTCACCATCGTGCCCGGCTACGGCCTGGCCGTGGCGCGCGCCCAGCATGCGCTGAAGGAACTGGCCGAGAAGCTGACCGAGCGCGGCGTGACGGTGAAGTACGCCATCCACCCGGTGGCCGGCCGCATGCCCGGCCACATGAACGTGCTGCTGGCCGAGGCCGAGGTGCCCTACGATCAGGTGTTCGAGATGGAGGACATCAACAGCGAGTTCGGCCAGACCGACGTGGTGCTGGTGCTGGGGGCGAATGACGTGGTCAACCCGGCCGCCAAGAACGATCCCAAGTCGCCGATCGCCGGCATGCCCATCCTGGAAGCCTACAAGGCGCGCACGGTGATCGTGAACAAGCGCTCGATGGCCTCGGGCTACGCCGGGCTGGACAACGAGCTGTTCTACATGGACCGCACCATGATGGTGTTCGGCGACGCCAAGAAGGTGCTCGAGGACATGGTGAAGGCGGTCGAATAG
- the mnmA gene encoding tRNA 2-thiouridine(34) synthase MnmA, whose translation MSQTSTKKGRVVVGMSGGVDSSVTAWLLKQQGYEVVGLFMKNWEDDDDSEYCSTRQDLLDAASVADLVGVEFEYVNFAAEYKDRVFAEFLREYSAGRTPNPDVLCNAEIKFKAFLDHAMALGAEHIATGHYARVREVPAAGGGSEFQLLKALDGSKDQSYFLHRLNQAQLSRTLFPLGEIHKTEVRRIAHEIGLHNAAKKDSTGICFIGERPFREFLNRYLPTEPGPILTPEGQKVGRHEGLSFYTLGQRKGLGVGGVKGKQREDGTAEAWYVARKDLERNRLYVVQGHDHPWLLSNRLQAQDASWVAGRPPEARGYGAKTRYRQADAACRLEDAADGRFSLVFPQAQWAVTPGQSAVLYDGDICLGGGIIA comes from the coding sequence ATGAGCCAAACATCCACCAAGAAAGGCCGCGTTGTCGTCGGCATGTCCGGCGGGGTCGATTCTTCGGTCACCGCCTGGCTGCTCAAGCAGCAAGGCTACGAGGTCGTCGGCCTGTTCATGAAGAACTGGGAAGACGACGACGATTCCGAATACTGCTCCACCCGCCAGGATCTGCTGGACGCGGCCAGCGTCGCCGATCTGGTCGGCGTGGAATTCGAATACGTCAATTTCGCCGCCGAATACAAGGACCGCGTCTTCGCCGAGTTCCTGCGCGAGTATTCCGCCGGCCGCACGCCCAATCCCGACGTGCTGTGCAATGCCGAGATCAAGTTCAAGGCCTTCCTGGACCACGCCATGGCGCTGGGCGCCGAGCACATCGCCACCGGCCACTACGCGCGCGTGCGCGAGGTGCCGGCGGCCGGCGGCGGCAGCGAGTTCCAGCTGCTCAAGGCGCTGGACGGGTCCAAGGACCAGAGCTACTTCCTGCACCGCCTGAACCAGGCGCAGTTGTCGCGCACGCTGTTTCCCCTGGGCGAGATCCACAAGACCGAGGTGCGCCGCATCGCGCACGAGATCGGCCTGCACAACGCGGCCAAGAAGGATTCCACCGGCATCTGCTTCATCGGCGAGCGGCCGTTCCGCGAGTTCCTGAATCGCTATCTGCCGACCGAGCCGGGTCCGATCCTGACGCCGGAAGGCCAGAAGGTGGGCCGCCACGAAGGCCTGTCGTTCTACACGCTGGGCCAGCGCAAGGGCCTGGGCGTGGGCGGCGTCAAGGGCAAGCAGCGCGAGGACGGCACCGCCGAGGCCTGGTACGTGGCGCGCAAGGACCTGGAGCGCAACCGGCTCTATGTGGTGCAGGGTCACGACCATCCCTGGCTGTTGTCGAACCGCCTGCAGGCGCAGGACGCCAGCTGGGTGGCGGGCCGCCCGCCCGAGGCGCGTGGCTATGGCGCCAAGACCCGCTACCGCCAGGCCGACGCGGCCTGCCGGCTGGAGGACGCCGCCGACGGCCGCTTCTCGCTGGTGTTTCCGCAAGCGCAATGGGCCGTCACGCCGGGCCAGTCCGCCGTGCTGTATGACGGCGATATCTGCCTGGGCGGGGGTATCATTGCCTAG
- a CDS encoding N-formylglutamate amidohydrolase — protein sequence MRFTQPLSYRLDLPPRYPESDPSAPLVLDSPHSGTAYPPDFAAAADYGALRTAEDTWVDDLWSDAVDMGAPLLAATFPRAYIDANRAPDEIDELLLDRPWPGAVNASPKVRLGKGLIWRMLDDGTPLYDRKLPVEEVEHRIAACWKPYHAALRQLLDGAHRKFGKVWHINCHSMPSVAGAYATDQPGLVHPDFVLGDRDGSTSDPAFREFIAAWLRARGYHVTVNDPYKGVELVRAFGCPAEGRHSLQIEINRKLYMDEVSLRPTAGYGRLKADLRELTAALILWTRAQTA from the coding sequence ATGCGATTTACCCAACCCCTGTCCTACCGGCTAGACCTTCCGCCCCGCTATCCCGAATCGGATCCCTCGGCCCCGCTCGTGCTGGACTCCCCGCACAGCGGCACGGCCTACCCTCCCGACTTCGCCGCCGCGGCCGACTACGGGGCATTGCGCACCGCCGAGGACACCTGGGTTGACGATCTGTGGAGCGACGCCGTGGACATGGGCGCGCCGCTGCTGGCGGCGACCTTTCCGCGCGCCTATATCGACGCCAACCGCGCGCCCGACGAGATCGACGAACTGCTGCTGGACCGCCCCTGGCCCGGCGCCGTCAACGCCTCGCCCAAGGTCCGCCTGGGCAAGGGCCTGATCTGGCGCATGCTGGACGACGGCACGCCGCTGTACGACCGCAAGCTCCCGGTCGAGGAAGTCGAGCACCGCATCGCGGCCTGCTGGAAGCCCTATCACGCGGCGCTGCGCCAGCTGCTGGACGGCGCCCATCGCAAGTTCGGCAAGGTCTGGCACATCAACTGCCACTCCATGCCCAGCGTGGCCGGCGCCTACGCCACCGACCAGCCCGGCCTGGTCCACCCCGATTTCGTGCTGGGCGACCGCGACGGCAGCACCAGCGACCCGGCCTTCCGCGAATTCATCGCGGCCTGGCTGCGCGCGCGCGGCTACCACGTGACGGTCAATGACCCGTACAAGGGCGTGGAACTGGTGCGCGCCTTCGGCTGCCCGGCCGAGGGCCGCCACAGCCTGCAGATCGAGATCAACCGCAAGCTCTACATGGATGAAGTCTCGCTGCGTCCGACGGCGGGCTACGGCCGGCTGAAAGCCGACCTGCGCGAGCTGACGGCGGCGCTGATCCTCTGGACGCGCGCGCAGACGGCGTAA
- a CDS encoding NAD(P) transhydrogenase subunit alpha gives MEAINPTLMNLIIFVLAIYVGYHVVWNVTPALHTPLMAVTNAISAIIIVGAMLAAALTEGGLARGMGVFAVALAAVNVFGGFLVTRRMLEMFKKKDRKPGKEDAQ, from the coding sequence ATGGAAGCGATCAACCCCACCCTGATGAATCTCATCATCTTCGTGCTGGCCATCTATGTCGGCTACCACGTGGTCTGGAACGTCACCCCCGCGCTGCATACCCCGCTGATGGCCGTGACCAACGCCATCTCGGCCATCATCATCGTCGGCGCCATGCTGGCCGCCGCGCTGACCGAGGGCGGGCTGGCGCGCGGCATGGGCGTGTTCGCCGTGGCGCTGGCCGCGGTCAACGTGTTCGGCGGTTTCCTCGTGACGCGCCGCATGCTGGAGATGTTCAAGAAGAAGGACAGGAAGCCGGGCAAGGAGGACGCGCAATGA
- a CDS encoding sulfite exporter TauE/SafE family protein: protein MDVTMVICLLALGAAAGFAAGLLGIGGGMVLVPFLTMLFSWKGMPADLVVHAAIATSMTSILFTSISSVRAHQQRGTIKWGIVAAMAPGIIIGGLLSGGAVFAALSSHWLSLFFALFVGYSGWSMLRNKKPKPSRQMPGVAGTSAAGVGIGFLSGLVGAGGGFLSVPFMVWCNVALHNAVSTSAALGFPIALANSAGYVVSGLNESVSRPGMLGYIYWPALIALVCASVLTAPLGARMAHRLPVATLKKVFACLLFALSAYMLFKAGQAFSV from the coding sequence GTGGATGTGACGATGGTGATCTGCCTGCTGGCGCTGGGCGCGGCGGCGGGCTTCGCGGCGGGTTTGCTCGGCATAGGCGGAGGCATGGTGCTGGTGCCGTTCCTGACCATGCTGTTCAGCTGGAAGGGCATGCCGGCCGACCTGGTGGTGCACGCGGCCATCGCCACGTCCATGACCTCGATCCTGTTCACCTCGATCTCCAGCGTGCGCGCGCACCAGCAGCGCGGCACCATCAAATGGGGCATCGTCGCCGCGATGGCGCCGGGCATCATCATTGGCGGCCTGCTGTCGGGCGGCGCGGTGTTCGCCGCGCTCAGCTCGCACTGGCTGTCGCTGTTCTTCGCGCTGTTCGTGGGCTATTCCGGCTGGAGCATGCTGCGCAACAAGAAACCCAAGCCCAGCCGCCAGATGCCCGGCGTCGCGGGCACCAGCGCGGCCGGCGTGGGCATCGGTTTCCTGTCGGGCCTGGTGGGCGCCGGCGGCGGCTTCCTGTCCGTGCCCTTCATGGTCTGGTGCAACGTGGCCCTGCACAACGCCGTGTCCACCTCGGCGGCGCTGGGCTTTCCCATCGCGCTGGCCAATAGCGCGGGCTATGTGGTGTCGGGCCTGAATGAGTCCGTCTCGCGTCCGGGCATGCTGGGCTATATCTACTGGCCGGCGCTGATCGCGCTGGTCTGCGCCAGCGTGCTGACCGCGCCGCTGGGCGCGCGCATGGCGCATCGCCTGCCGGTGGCCACGCTGAAGAAGGTGTTCGCCTGCCTGCTGTTCGCGCTGTCGGCGTACATGCTGTTCAAGGCCGGGCAGGCGTTTAGCGTCTGA
- a CDS encoding tripartite tricarboxylate transporter substrate binding protein: MQRRNVVLGLCVAAATLAAPLASGIAHAQDAYPSKPVRLIVPFPPGGTTDIVGRLYADKLGKELGQTVVVENRGGAGGSIGSAFVASSAPDGYTLGIATVSTHGINPAIYPNLPFDGEKDFTPVSNLAAVPNIMTVNPKVPARNIADFIKLAKSEPGKLTYASAGNGSVSHMMGELFKMASGANLMHVPYRGVGPALNDALAGQVDVLYDNLPSTLPHAQSGRLVPLAVAWPKRVASLPDVPTFAEAGLPAVNDASWFGLVAPAKLPQPVLDKLNAAVRKVSADPDVKAKLEALGAAPAANSPAEFAAQISAEIAKNKRIAKEANVKID, translated from the coding sequence ATGCAACGCCGTAACGTAGTCCTGGGCCTGTGTGTCGCCGCCGCGACCCTGGCCGCTCCGCTGGCCTCGGGCATCGCCCATGCCCAGGATGCCTATCCCAGCAAGCCCGTGCGCCTGATCGTGCCCTTCCCGCCCGGCGGCACCACCGACATCGTCGGCCGCCTGTACGCCGACAAGCTCGGCAAGGAACTGGGCCAGACCGTGGTGGTGGAAAACCGTGGGGGCGCCGGCGGCTCGATCGGCAGCGCCTTTGTTGCCAGCAGCGCGCCGGACGGCTATACCTTGGGAATCGCCACCGTCAGCACGCACGGCATCAACCCGGCCATCTACCCGAACCTGCCGTTCGATGGCGAGAAGGACTTCACGCCCGTCTCGAACCTGGCCGCCGTGCCCAACATCATGACCGTCAACCCGAAAGTCCCGGCCAGGAACATCGCCGACTTCATCAAGCTGGCCAAGAGCGAACCCGGCAAGCTGACCTATGCGTCGGCCGGCAACGGCTCGGTCTCGCACATGATGGGCGAGCTGTTCAAGATGGCCTCGGGCGCCAACCTGATGCACGTGCCCTACCGTGGCGTCGGTCCGGCGCTGAACGACGCGCTGGCCGGCCAGGTGGACGTGCTGTACGACAACCTGCCCTCGACGCTGCCGCACGCGCAATCCGGCCGCCTGGTGCCGCTGGCCGTGGCCTGGCCCAAGCGCGTGGCCAGCCTGCCCGACGTGCCCACCTTCGCCGAGGCCGGCCTGCCGGCGGTGAACGATGCCTCCTGGTTCGGCCTGGTCGCGCCGGCCAAGCTGCCCCAGCCGGTGCTGGACAAGCTCAATGCCGCCGTGCGCAAGGTCAGCGCCGATCCGGACGTCAAGGCCAAGCTCGAAGCGCTGGGCGCCGCGCCCGCCGCCAACTCCCCGGCCGAATTCGCCGCGCAGATCTCGGCCGAGATCGCCAAGAACAAGCGCATCGCCAAAGAAGCCAACGTGAAGATCGACTGA
- a CDS encoding Re/Si-specific NAD(P)(+) transhydrogenase subunit alpha: MHIGIPKETRDGETRVAATPETVKKYTAGKHTVVVERGAGVAARYLDEAYEAAGATLGSAQDALGAGLVLKVRAPSAEELPHMKPGAVVAGMLDPFDAEGLMRLAAAGLTGFALEAAPRITRAQSLDVLSSQANLAGYKAVLLAAHYYGRLFPMMMTAAGTLKAARAVVLGAGVAGLQAIATAKRLGAVVEASDVRPAAREQVESLGAKFIDVPFETDEEREIAQGVGGYARPMPPSWMARQAALVSERCKQADIIITTALIPGRPAPTLVSAETVAGMKPGSVLVDLAVERGGNCPLTERGQVVEKHGVTLVGLNNLPGMVATDASALYARNLQDFLKLIINADGALQIQRDDEIVAACLVCEGGNVTRRT, from the coding sequence ATGCACATCGGGATACCAAAAGAAACCCGAGACGGGGAAACCCGTGTCGCAGCAACACCGGAAACCGTCAAGAAGTACACGGCCGGCAAGCATACTGTCGTAGTGGAACGCGGGGCGGGCGTCGCCGCCCGATATCTGGACGAGGCCTACGAGGCCGCCGGCGCGACCCTGGGCTCGGCCCAGGATGCGCTGGGGGCCGGACTGGTGCTGAAGGTGCGCGCGCCTTCCGCCGAGGAACTGCCCCACATGAAGCCGGGCGCCGTGGTGGCCGGCATGCTGGACCCGTTCGACGCCGAAGGCCTGATGCGGCTGGCGGCCGCCGGCCTGACCGGCTTCGCGCTGGAAGCCGCGCCGCGCATCACGCGCGCGCAGAGCCTGGACGTGCTGTCGTCCCAGGCCAACCTGGCCGGCTACAAGGCCGTGCTGCTGGCGGCGCATTACTACGGCCGCCTCTTTCCCATGATGATGACCGCCGCCGGCACGCTCAAGGCCGCGCGCGCCGTGGTGCTGGGCGCGGGCGTGGCGGGCCTGCAGGCCATCGCCACCGCCAAGCGCCTGGGCGCGGTGGTCGAGGCCTCCGACGTGCGTCCCGCCGCGCGCGAGCAGGTCGAATCGCTGGGCGCGAAATTCATCGACGTGCCGTTCGAAACCGACGAGGAGCGCGAGATCGCCCAGGGCGTGGGCGGCTATGCCCGACCCATGCCGCCGTCGTGGATGGCGCGGCAGGCGGCGCTGGTGTCCGAGCGCTGCAAGCAGGCCGACATCATCATCACCACCGCGCTGATCCCGGGCCGCCCGGCGCCCACGCTGGTGTCCGCCGAGACCGTGGCCGGCATGAAGCCGGGCTCGGTGCTGGTGGACCTGGCGGTCGAGCGCGGCGGCAACTGCCCGCTGACCGAGCGCGGCCAGGTCGTGGAAAAGCACGGCGTGACGCTGGTCGGGCTGAACAACCTGCCGGGCATGGTGGCGACCGACGCCTCCGCGCTGTATGCGCGCAACCTGCAGGATTTCCTGAAGCTCATCATCAATGCGGACGGCGCGCTGCAGATCCAGCGCGACGATGAAATCGTGGCTGCCTGCCTGGTGTGCGAAGGCGGCAACGTGACGCGGAGGACCTAG